A window of Pomacea canaliculata isolate SZHN2017 linkage group LG3, ASM307304v1, whole genome shotgun sequence contains these coding sequences:
- the LOC112559859 gene encoding uncharacterized protein LOC112559859: MEIVKRNSTQLSPDQDLHSVTLRTSRTSCRQVHVYSPSTLSHLARCSPERLNPSRFSDPLHRATLLRRSLALTLPQRMPKAYSWYLDNRFPWKREHSRPLFEDVPCSLFGSRGSGHTYLRRVPPIYLIPSHDDLQDRGARREEVCLPDGWADRSSDASGRWRLWGTRSDRTPSPDRLSPYTGSLRSRRSLSPGFSHRFSPVFGDKLPPLRSDLPPSGLSPRSSHLLQLSPSGLSPRSSRVLQWINRNYPSSTSCTHSGTRASPSSTISINSKDDDTSIGSQTDDDFVFVSCSQLVQGLANLSILSHPDSPPARQQEVSGTHDRKPQRPVFTSIVTTQPARTTISRLSCVVRTMFSATTCFLTRSQSQ, translated from the exons ATGGAAATCGTGAAAAGAAACTCGACACAGCTTTCACCCGATCAG GATTTGCACTCCGTGACCCTGAGGACTAGTCGCACGTCATGTCGTCAGGTGCATGTGTACTCGCCGtccaccttgtctcacctggCGAGATGCTCCCCCGAGCGTCTGAACCCCAGCCGCTTCTCCGACCCCCTGCACCGCGCCACCCTCCTGCGCCGGTCACTCGCCCTGACGCTGCCCCAGCGCATGCCCAAAGCGTACTCGTGGTACCTCGACAACAGGTTTCCATGGAAACGGGAGCACTCCAGGCCCTTGTTCGAGGACGTACCCTGCTCTTTGTTCGGCAGTCGGGGCAGCGGGCACACCTACCTGAGGCGCGTGCCCCCCATCTACCTCATCCCCTCGCATGACGACCTGCAGGACAGAGGGGCGAGGCGGGAGGAAGTGTGCCTGCCGGACGGATGGGCTGACCGCAGCAGTGACGCTTCAGGACGCTGGAGGTTGTGGGGGACGAGGTCGGACAGGACTCCGAGTCCCGACAGACTCAGTCCTTACACCGGCAGTCTGCGATCACGGCGAAGCCTCAGCCCTGGTTTCAGTCACAG GTTCAGTCCTGTCTTTGGAGACAAGCTGCCTCCACTGAGAAGTGATCTGCCTCCCAGTGGACTTTCCCCGAGATCCTCACACTTGCTGCAGCTGTCTCCTAGTGGACTTTCCCCGCGATCGTCTCGCGTCCTTCAGTGGATCAACCGGAACTatccctcctccacctcctgcACTCACTCGGGTACCCGTGCAAGCCCTAGCTCTACCATCAGCATCAACAGCAAGGACGACGACACGAGCATCGGCTCGCAGACTGACGACGACTTTGTGTTCGTGTCGTGCAGTCAGCTGGTGCAGGGTCTGGCCAACCTCAGCATTCTCTCGCACCCAGACTCGCCGCCCGCGCGCCAACAGGAAGTGTCTGGCACCCACGACCGTAAACCCCAGAGGCCCGTCTTTACCTCCATCGTGACCACACAGCCAGCGCGGACGACGATATCTCGTCTGAGCTGTGTAGTGAGGACGATGTTCTCAGCGACGACGTGTTTCTTGACGAGATCCCAAAGTCAGTGA